The genome window CGGCATCAGCGGCACCTCCACCGAATGGACGGGGCTGGAGAACGGGGTTCCGTACAAGGTCCGGGTGCGAGCGTTCAACAAAGCACCCGACCCGTCCGACTGGAGCGCCTACTCAGCCGCCGAGATTCCGGCGGGCGTACCGGCCGCCCCGGCCGCGCCCACCGCGCAGGTGTCGTCGCAGGGCGGATCAGAGAACTCAGTGCTCTCCGTGTCCTGGGCGCAGCCGAGCACCGCCGAGAAGAACGGCGCCGAGATCGAGAGCTACACCCTGACCACCCATCAGGACGGCAAGGCGCTGCGGTCCATGGAGTTGTCCGGGTCCGTCTTCAACACGACAGTCACGCTGCCCAACTCGCAGAGCCCCTACACCTTCACCCTTACCTCCACCAATAAGGCCGGCACGTCTGCGGCCAGTGCGCCGTCGGAACCGCGGCAGGCCGTCGGGGCGCCGGGCGCGGTGCCCAACGTCCAGGCCGTACCGGGGGACCGGCGGCTGACGGTTACGCACGGCCAGGCCCCGGGAAACGGCGCAACCGCAGCCCAGACCCGGTACGAGTACCAGTTGAACGGCGGAGGATTCTCTCCTCTGCCTGCGGACGGCGTCATCGGGGGCCTCAACAACGGAACCACCTACCGGGTAGGAGTCCGGGCTGTAAATACAGCCAACGGCGCCTCCCTCGCGGGGGAGCCGACGCAGTCCAACGAGGTGGTGCCGTTCGGCCGGCCGAATACGCCATCGATCAGTTCCTCTCCCTCCGGGGAGCAGGTGGTCTTCAACATAGGTCAAACCCCGGCCAACGGCAGGCCCGTCACCTCGGTGAAGTGGGAGGCTGCCGCTGCCGGGGGTGACGTCGGTGCCGGTGGTGGGCAGGTTACGTCCGGTAAGGCAGGCTACGAACGCGACGTGACCATCACGGTCACCGTGACGGACTCCGAAGGACAGCAATCAACCGCGACCGCCACTGGCCGTACCGGACCCTGGCCCACGAAGTACGCGACGGTGAATGACACCGACGCCACGGGCACCTGCGAGTACCCGGCGTCCGCCAACGACAAGCCGGCGAACAGGGCCAACTGCTCGGATGCAGGCGGCACCTGGCGGGTCGTCGGCTACAGGTTCCAGATCGAGTGCATGCGCCCGAACGGCGGTGTCTACCCGATCTACGAGATGCCGTCGCCGGGCCGTTTCACCCAAACAGGCAGCTCAAGCGAGTGGGTCAAGGCAATGAACGGCGGCTGGTACAAGGAGGTTGCCGTGGCAGCCGAACCAGGGGCCCGGACGTGCTCATGAACCGTGAAGACAACCTGAACGCCGGATCATCCAAACAAGTTTCACGAGAGCTTTCACGAGAACTCTCACGAGAAAAAGGAACAGAACGATCATGACTATGACCGCCGAACAGGCCACCTGGTTTGCCGGTACCTTCGACAAGCTTGTCGGCAACGTGG of Arthrobacter sp. JZ12 contains these proteins:
- a CDS encoding fibronectin type III domain-containing protein; its protein translation is MVINALANDTNPFPDSPLKLISVNTETGLGSASAQGDSVAVTPAEDFVGTMVVQYRIGDRTNDPEREVDGRIRLTVKGAPDAPSTPAVGEVSSETVVLSWDPPADNGSRITGYRVSGTGGVSQECPATTCSITGLTNNTEYTFTVVAVNDVGESPASGASAPARPDEKPSTPSAPRLVFGDSSLTVNWDVPPTEGSPVESYDLEISPAPPTGEFSKSGISGTSTEWTGLENGVPYKVRVRAFNKAPDPSDWSAYSAAEIPAGVPAAPAAPTAQVSSQGGSENSVLSVSWAQPSTAEKNGAEIESYTLTTHQDGKALRSMELSGSVFNTTVTLPNSQSPYTFTLTSTNKAGTSAASAPSEPRQAVGAPGAVPNVQAVPGDRRLTVTHGQAPGNGATAAQTRYEYQLNGGGFSPLPADGVIGGLNNGTTYRVGVRAVNTANGASLAGEPTQSNEVVPFGRPNTPSISSSPSGEQVVFNIGQTPANGRPVTSVKWEAAAAGGDVGAGGGQVTSGKAGYERDVTITVTVTDSEGQQSTATATGRTGPWPTKYATVNDTDATGTCEYPASANDKPANRANCSDAGGTWRVVGYRFQIECMRPNGGVYPIYEMPSPGRFTQTGSSSEWVKAMNGGWYKEVAVAAEPGARTCS